From Prochlorococcus sp. MIT 1223, the proteins below share one genomic window:
- the lipB gene encoding lipoyl(octanoyl) transferase LipB, whose amino-acid sequence MNKQLHLMPPAPGNTGRVDTNYVTENGSSACIFEPKGLVQFETAWDWQREWRGRLLRDPQAPQAIWLLEHSSCYTLGRGSSQENLLFNIESSPSELFRIDRGGEVTHHLSGQLVVYLVIDLHRYKTDLAWYLRQLEEVLMDVLKALNLTGVRVPGLTGVWCNNFKIASIGIGCRRWVTQHGIALNVNCDLNGFKKILPCGLNSDLVGKLDYWIPGITVNEVKPLIKKCLMDRFKFEYLN is encoded by the coding sequence ATGAATAAGCAGCTTCATTTAATGCCTCCGGCGCCAGGTAATACTGGAAGAGTAGATACTAATTATGTAACAGAGAACGGTTCGTCTGCTTGCATTTTTGAGCCAAAAGGCTTAGTCCAATTTGAGACAGCCTGGGACTGGCAGAGGGAATGGAGGGGCAGGCTTCTTCGGGATCCTCAAGCTCCGCAGGCGATTTGGCTATTAGAACACTCTTCTTGTTACACCCTTGGGAGAGGATCAAGTCAAGAGAATCTTCTTTTCAACATTGAGTCCTCACCTTCAGAATTGTTCCGCATTGATCGTGGAGGAGAGGTTACTCATCATTTATCAGGACAGTTGGTCGTTTATTTGGTAATTGACCTTCATCGATATAAAACTGATTTAGCATGGTATCTACGGCAGCTTGAGGAGGTTCTAATGGATGTACTCAAAGCTCTAAATCTTACGGGGGTGAGAGTTCCGGGATTAACAGGTGTTTGGTGCAATAACTTTAAGATTGCTTCAATTGGAATAGGCTGTCGTCGCTGGGTTACTCAGCATGGAATTGCTCTCAATGTCAATTGTGACTTAAATGGATTCAAAAAAATATTACCTTGTGGCCTAAACAGTGATTTGGTTGGAAAGCTTGATTACTGGATTCCAGGGATTACCGTTAATGAAGTTAAGCCTTTAATAAAAAAATGTTTAATGGACCGTTTTAAATTTGAGTATTTGAATTAA
- the cysK gene encoding cysteine synthase A, whose amino-acid sequence MGRIYEDNSFAIGKTPLVKLNSVTKNAKATVLAKIEGRNPAYSVKCRIGANMIWDAEKKGLLSKTQTIVEPTSGNTGIALAFTAAARGYKLILTMPESMSLERRRVMAVLGAELILTEAAKGMPGAIAKAKEIADSNPKKYFMPGQFDNPANPEIHFKTTGPEIWEDTDGQIDVLVSGVGTGGTITGISRYIKQEKGKNIISVAVEPSHSPVITQTLNGEEVKPGPHKIQGIGAGFIPKNLDLSIVDKVEQVSNEESINMALRLTKEEGLLVGISCGAAATAAIRLAEKDEFAGKTIVVVLPDLAERYLSSIMFENVPTGIIEQPNKA is encoded by the coding sequence ATGGGAAGAATTTACGAAGACAACAGTTTTGCTATTGGTAAAACACCTTTAGTGAAGCTCAATTCAGTTACTAAGAATGCAAAAGCAACTGTATTAGCAAAGATCGAAGGACGCAATCCTGCCTATAGCGTTAAATGTAGGATTGGCGCAAATATGATCTGGGATGCTGAAAAGAAAGGGTTACTTTCCAAAACTCAAACCATCGTAGAGCCCACTTCTGGCAATACTGGTATTGCCCTTGCATTTACCGCGGCAGCAAGAGGCTACAAACTAATTCTGACAATGCCAGAATCTATGTCTCTGGAACGCAGAAGAGTGATGGCAGTTCTGGGAGCAGAATTAATTCTTACTGAAGCTGCAAAGGGAATGCCAGGGGCTATTGCTAAAGCAAAAGAAATCGCTGATAGCAATCCAAAGAAATATTTTATGCCTGGTCAATTTGATAATCCCGCCAATCCCGAGATCCATTTCAAAACTACTGGTCCAGAAATTTGGGAAGATACTGATGGTCAAATAGATGTTCTTGTCTCAGGGGTAGGAACAGGTGGAACTATTACAGGTATATCTAGATACATAAAACAAGAGAAAGGGAAAAATATTATTTCTGTCGCTGTTGAGCCGAGTCATAGTCCAGTAATAACACAGACCTTGAACGGAGAAGAAGTAAAACCAGGGCCACATAAAATCCAGGGTATTGGAGCAGGTTTTATCCCCAAGAATCTCGACTTATCAATTGTTGACAAGGTTGAACAAGTTAGCAATGAAGAATCTATAAATATGGCACTTCGTTTAACAAAAGAAGAAGGTCTCCTGGTAGGTATCTCCTGTGGAGCCGCGGCAACAGCTGCGATACGCCTAGCAGAAAAAGATGAATTTGCTGGAAAAACAATTGTAGTTGTACTTCCAGATCTTGCGGAACGCTATCTATCCTCAATCATGTTTGAAAATGTTCCAACTGGAATTATTGAGCAACCAAATAAAGCCTAA
- the queA gene encoding tRNA preQ1(34) S-adenosylmethionine ribosyltransferase-isomerase QueA, with translation MSPVVLDPKDFSLSSYDYELDPNLIAQKPLEPRHEARLMLVSEEGQDDEVSTHHKVWDIQNELKEGDLLVLNDTRVLKARLRVVLSSGREVEVLILEPLNNGCWLCLAKPAKSMKPGDHVLLVAEGKQSIQLEVISLHSDTGGRIIKFPEKYCDRKNIQNLLEDYGEVPLPPYIKSSNSNDIERYQTRYAQNPGAVAAPTAGLHLSDELLKALINKGIQSVKITLHVGIGTFRPLKNEDLNDLTLHSEWVEVKEEVVKAIKDCHSKGRRVFAVGTTCVRALESAYQLGGGNLKPINTKVSLVIKPGYQFGVVDGLLTNFHLPRSSLLLLVSAFIGRKRLLTLYRKAIRSQFRFFSYGDAMLIKPEAVSTSVRS, from the coding sequence TTGTCTCCTGTTGTGTTAGACCCTAAGGATTTCTCATTAAGCTCTTACGACTATGAGTTAGATCCTAACTTGATTGCTCAAAAGCCTTTAGAACCTCGTCATGAGGCGAGATTGATGCTTGTGTCTGAAGAAGGACAAGATGATGAGGTGTCTACTCATCATAAAGTTTGGGATATTCAAAACGAATTAAAGGAGGGTGATTTATTGGTTTTAAATGACACGCGTGTTCTCAAAGCAAGATTAAGAGTTGTCTTATCTTCAGGAAGGGAAGTTGAGGTATTAATTCTTGAACCGTTGAATAATGGATGCTGGCTATGTCTTGCAAAACCAGCAAAATCTATGAAGCCAGGGGACCATGTACTTTTAGTGGCGGAAGGAAAACAGTCAATACAACTAGAGGTTATTAGCCTTCACTCAGACACAGGTGGTCGAATAATTAAATTCCCAGAAAAGTATTGCGATAGGAAAAATATTCAAAATTTATTGGAAGATTATGGAGAAGTTCCTTTACCTCCATATATTAAAAGCAGTAATTCAAATGATATAGAGAGATATCAAACACGTTATGCGCAAAATCCAGGAGCTGTTGCTGCTCCTACGGCGGGACTTCATTTAAGCGATGAGTTGCTAAAAGCCTTGATCAATAAAGGTATTCAATCAGTGAAAATTACTCTTCATGTGGGGATTGGAACTTTTAGACCATTGAAAAATGAAGATCTAAATGATTTGACTTTACATAGTGAGTGGGTTGAGGTTAAAGAAGAGGTGGTAAAGGCAATCAAAGATTGCCATTCAAAAGGTAGGCGTGTCTTTGCAGTTGGAACAACTTGTGTTCGAGCTTTAGAGAGTGCTTATCAATTAGGTGGTGGAAACCTTAAGCCTATAAACACAAAAGTAAGTCTAGTTATTAAGCCAGGGTATCAATTTGGTGTCGTTGATGGTTTGTTGACAAACTTTCATCTGCCTCGAAGCTCATTACTCTTACTTGTGTCTGCTTTTATTGGTAGGAAACGATTGCTGACTCTTTATAGAAAAGCTATTCGGAGTCAGTTTCGTTTTTTCTCTTATGGAGATGCAATGTTAATTAAACCTGAGGCAGTATCTACCTCAGTGCGCTCTTAG
- the recO gene encoding DNA repair protein RecO: MTSSEYLKGLSLKVSPLGENDRLLTFLSDSEGITRLAIPGARKPKSSLAAAAPLTFLELQVVGKRGLKRVRQMKIIKSFSNLGKQLETLAAAQVLSELCLLLIANNDPQANFLSTVLIHLERLEEISYSHQKDILILANCVQSCAHLLALGGYSLPIQVCSQTGRELVPPIGNWEWRCSFMPDEGFIIGSVPNALIQLNPSELALLQRLLHPDLPRKKNGEIMGPKEVWLKLLSVIEGWTNNHLPYRVRSLKMLKEILTSHQDVDTNK, from the coding sequence TTGACTTCATCTGAATACCTCAAAGGTCTCTCCCTAAAAGTTAGTCCACTTGGTGAAAACGATAGATTACTAACTTTCCTAAGCGATTCAGAAGGCATCACACGCTTAGCAATTCCTGGAGCACGGAAACCCAAAAGCAGTCTTGCCGCAGCAGCACCTCTGACATTTCTAGAGCTACAGGTAGTCGGAAAAAGAGGGCTTAAAAGAGTCAGACAAATGAAAATTATCAAAAGTTTTAGTAATTTAGGAAAACAATTAGAGACCTTAGCTGCAGCACAAGTCCTGAGCGAACTATGTCTATTGTTAATAGCCAATAATGATCCTCAGGCAAATTTTCTAAGCACAGTCTTAATTCATCTCGAACGTCTAGAAGAAATAAGTTATAGCCATCAAAAAGATATATTAATTTTGGCCAATTGTGTCCAGTCTTGTGCTCACCTACTTGCTTTAGGTGGTTATTCTTTACCTATTCAAGTCTGCTCTCAAACCGGCAGGGAGCTAGTGCCACCCATCGGAAATTGGGAATGGAGATGTAGTTTCATGCCAGACGAAGGTTTTATCATCGGGTCAGTCCCAAATGCTTTAATTCAATTAAACCCATCTGAATTAGCCCTACTTCAAAGACTTCTTCATCCCGATCTTCCTAGAAAAAAAAATGGAGAGATAATGGGACCCAAAGAAGTTTGGTTAAAGCTATTAAGCGTCATAGAAGGATGGACAAATAATCACCTGCCCTATAGAGTTCGTTCACTAAAAATGCTAAAAGAGATTCTTACTTCTCATCAAGATGTAGACACTAATAAATAA
- a CDS encoding YlqD family protein: MSEGKTISIKRSITVRAVVTPSWKEEAEKEISSAISSTDEQLAQLEKEGQQVISDVRNQSANPLDPRVQEQVSQIQQQVAAKRAELEEQKRNLLQQQSQVRELEMEQIVEQGQMESFFDLKVGDNLVEKMGVSILVRDGVVEAIDGVNDHS; the protein is encoded by the coding sequence ATGTCAGAAGGTAAAACCATTTCCATTAAACGTTCAATAACAGTTAGAGCTGTTGTTACTCCTTCTTGGAAAGAAGAGGCAGAAAAAGAAATCAGTAGTGCTATCTCTTCTACTGATGAGCAATTAGCGCAGTTAGAGAAAGAGGGACAACAGGTTATTAGTGATGTTCGTAATCAAAGTGCCAATCCTTTGGACCCCAGAGTTCAAGAACAGGTTTCTCAAATTCAGCAACAAGTAGCAGCCAAGAGAGCGGAATTAGAAGAACAAAAGAGAAATTTGCTCCAACAGCAATCACAAGTTAGAGAGCTTGAGATGGAGCAGATCGTGGAACAGGGACAAATGGAAAGCTTCTTTGATTTAAAGGTTGGTGACAATTTGGTAGAAAAAATGGGGGTATCTATTCTTGTCAGAGACGGTGTCGTAGAAGCAATTGATGGAGTAAATGATCACTCTTAA
- the hpf gene encoding ribosome hibernation-promoting factor, HPF/YfiA family, whose product MKLLIHGRNLELTPALREYTQLKIEKATHHFEEIVQEADVHLSVARNPRVPQQIAEVTVFANGTVIRAQERSENLYASIDLVASKLSRQLRKYKERHNHHHPNNSNKDSNNSETEDIFVDNSINDSLTKGKEPYLPNPGIRRKYFSMRPMSIEDARHQLDLIDHDFYLFRDKDSKELQVIYKRNHGGYGVIQAKD is encoded by the coding sequence ATGAAGCTGCTTATTCATGGGCGAAATCTTGAACTAACACCTGCACTGCGTGAATACACACAATTAAAAATTGAAAAAGCTACACATCATTTTGAAGAAATAGTACAGGAAGCTGATGTTCATCTTTCTGTAGCAAGGAACCCAAGAGTTCCACAACAAATTGCTGAAGTGACGGTTTTTGCGAATGGAACTGTCATCAGGGCCCAAGAACGAAGCGAAAATTTATACGCAAGTATCGATTTGGTAGCAAGCAAATTATCGCGACAGCTAAGAAAGTATAAAGAAAGACATAATCATCATCATCCAAATAATAGTAATAAGGACTCTAATAATTCTGAGACAGAAGATATTTTCGTTGACAATTCTATTAATGATTCACTGACAAAAGGGAAAGAACCTTATCTTCCTAATCCTGGCATCAGAAGAAAGTATTTTTCAATGAGGCCAATGAGTATTGAAGACGCGAGACATCAGCTTGATTTAATTGATCACGATTTCTACTTGTTCAGAGATAAAGATAGCAAAGAGTTACAAGTAATCTACAAAAGGAATCATGGAGGCTATGGAGTTATACAAGCCAAGGACTAA
- a CDS encoding dihydrolipoamide acetyltransferase family protein yields the protein MATHDIFMPALSSTMTEGKIVEWLKEPGDKVGRGESVLVVESDKADMDVEAFQEGYLGAILMPAGSSAPVGETIGLIVENKDEIIEVQQKSSSLSSQESEKPTLTTSKENSPEEIKQQSEPHIKPSIKEKKSIVTETKEPDFINVGRIVASPRAKKLASQLGVDLSVVKGTGPHGRIQADDVQRTKGQPISVPWIAESDAPAHSSISEAQPSATTVREVKATESLAKPKGSRDQELSGNSFGSPGETVPFNTLQQAVNRNMEASLAFPCFRVGYTINTDKLESFYKEVKPDGVTMTALLAKAVGKTLAKHPQVNAATSSGGIAYPSQVNVAVAVAMEEGGLITPVLKNADKTNLFELSRQWSDLVKRSRSKQLQPDEYSTGTFTLSNLGMFGVDRFDAILPPGTGGILAVAASRPNVIAGKDGSIMVKRQMQVNLTADHRVIYGADGASFLKDLALLIEESPESLGA from the coding sequence ATGGCGACACACGACATCTTTATGCCTGCACTTAGCTCCACTATGACTGAGGGCAAAATTGTTGAATGGCTTAAAGAGCCTGGAGACAAAGTAGGTCGTGGCGAATCGGTATTAGTTGTTGAATCCGATAAGGCTGATATGGATGTAGAAGCATTCCAAGAAGGCTACTTGGGTGCAATACTTATGCCTGCCGGGAGTTCAGCACCTGTTGGTGAAACGATTGGCTTGATAGTAGAAAATAAAGATGAAATTATTGAAGTTCAACAAAAGAGTTCCTCTTTATCAAGCCAAGAAAGTGAGAAACCAACTTTAACTACTTCGAAAGAAAATTCTCCTGAAGAAATAAAGCAGCAATCTGAACCACATATAAAACCTTCAATTAAAGAAAAAAAGTCAATAGTTACTGAAACAAAAGAACCTGATTTTATAAATGTTGGTCGTATAGTTGCTTCTCCAAGAGCAAAAAAACTCGCTTCTCAATTAGGCGTTGATTTGTCTGTAGTAAAAGGTACTGGGCCTCATGGACGTATTCAAGCTGATGATGTTCAACGGACTAAAGGTCAACCAATTAGTGTCCCTTGGATTGCCGAAAGTGATGCGCCAGCTCACAGTTCAATATCAGAGGCTCAACCCTCTGCAACAACAGTTCGAGAAGTAAAGGCCACAGAATCTCTTGCTAAACCCAAAGGTTCTCGAGATCAGGAGCTCTCAGGCAATAGTTTTGGATCACCAGGAGAGACTGTTCCCTTTAATACTTTGCAGCAGGCCGTAAATAGAAATATGGAGGCCAGCTTGGCGTTCCCTTGTTTTAGAGTGGGATACACAATAAATACGGATAAACTTGAGTCTTTTTATAAGGAAGTCAAGCCTGATGGGGTTACTATGACTGCTTTGTTGGCAAAAGCAGTAGGGAAAACATTAGCAAAACACCCACAGGTCAATGCCGCAACGAGCTCTGGGGGAATTGCCTATCCCTCCCAAGTTAATGTGGCGGTTGCTGTTGCGATGGAGGAGGGAGGCCTAATTACACCAGTCCTGAAAAATGCTGATAAAACTAATCTTTTTGAATTGTCACGTCAGTGGTCAGATTTAGTTAAGCGTTCAAGAAGTAAACAACTTCAACCAGATGAATACAGTACAGGTACTTTTACACTCTCAAATCTAGGTATGTTTGGGGTGGATAGGTTTGATGCAATTCTCCCCCCTGGTACTGGGGGAATTCTTGCAGTAGCAGCCTCACGCCCAAACGTCATCGCTGGTAAGGATGGCTCAATTATGGTTAAACGGCAAATGCAGGTAAATCTAACCGCGGATCATAGGGTTATCTATGGTGCAGATGGAGCTTCTTTTTTAAAGGACCTTGCTCTTTTGATAGAAGAATCTCCTGAGTCTCTTGGAGCCTGA
- the deoC gene encoding deoxyribose-phosphate aldolase has protein sequence MINNPDQYNQIETSELAQLIHQAALGPHLSEEALSQICNATKHFDFSGLCTNLIRLEKAKIFMGAKHQAKLIAVIAFPFGNIPGDLKKQEAEWAANQGANELDVVPNFFALQQGEANKFAEELAEICEIGLPVRAILDSNYLSKEKLSLAISASIDAGVSGVISGNGFGQPISKEIIKEMSKLVKGQCELKAVGGIKTLSHATEVLQAGATQIGTSFGMELMQEIRRGHKD, from the coding sequence ATGATTAACAATCCTGATCAATATAATCAAATCGAGACCTCAGAGCTTGCTCAACTAATACATCAAGCCGCTTTAGGCCCGCATCTTTCAGAAGAAGCTCTTTCTCAAATTTGCAATGCCACTAAGCATTTTGATTTTTCAGGATTATGTACAAATTTAATTCGATTAGAAAAAGCAAAAATATTTATGGGAGCAAAGCATCAAGCAAAGTTAATTGCAGTTATAGCTTTCCCTTTTGGAAACATCCCTGGAGACTTAAAAAAACAAGAAGCAGAATGGGCTGCTAATCAAGGCGCCAATGAATTAGATGTTGTTCCAAATTTCTTTGCTTTACAGCAAGGAGAAGCAAATAAGTTTGCCGAAGAGCTTGCAGAGATATGTGAGATAGGACTTCCTGTAAGAGCTATTCTTGATAGTAATTATCTATCAAAGGAAAAGTTATCATTAGCTATTTCAGCGTCTATAGATGCTGGGGTATCTGGGGTGATAAGCGGAAACGGATTTGGGCAACCAATTTCCAAAGAAATAATCAAAGAAATGTCCAAGCTAGTTAAAGGGCAATGTGAGCTCAAAGCAGTTGGGGGAATAAAAACTCTTTCTCATGCAACAGAAGTCCTGCAAGCAGGAGCAACTCAAATAGGCACTAGTTTTGGGATGGAATTAATGCAAGAGATAAGGAGGGGACATAAAGATTGA
- a CDS encoding PLP-dependent transferase — protein sequence MRQRNLLIDPCWSASELGKAIPNSPHAVSVALPRWQDVINYEEKEANCMQSLKAIYPRFGLNPLVKEIASRAIYGCEFKKSHGWPFPNLKVAEKAKLYCEKKINGKVIIKEISGLYCLITNEDATPFAKAFWQHTGLGASSRQAAIALKQEHSPSKKQGENARIALAQRLSDIYKCHPSLIDLHPSGMSALSTALGAIKAIHPKKTFIQVGFPYVDVLKLPQEIFGGSELFINTNLEVLAKELRIRKPAAVIVELPSNPMLQCIDLPAISKLAHENGALVVADDTIGSALNIDPLPYADLIFSSLTKSFAGRGDILAGSLTISPQSRWRKELSEMVPQNALAPLSDADAIALEESSRDIKVRIPRLNQACLSLKRKLEQHPQVARVLHPEYCQNFKKIMRADAGYGCLLSFELVEGLSKAQHFYNSLRVCKGPSLGTKFTLACPYVLLAHYEELDWAERCGVPSHLLRVSVGLEEPRSLWARFKNALES from the coding sequence TTGAGACAACGTAATCTTCTAATTGACCCTTGCTGGAGCGCAAGTGAATTAGGTAAAGCTATTCCTAACAGTCCACATGCTGTATCTGTAGCGCTACCCAGATGGCAAGACGTCATCAATTATGAAGAGAAAGAAGCAAACTGTATGCAATCTCTTAAGGCAATTTATCCACGATTTGGTCTAAACCCACTTGTAAAAGAAATAGCCTCAAGAGCAATCTATGGCTGTGAATTCAAGAAAAGTCATGGATGGCCATTCCCTAATTTAAAAGTCGCAGAAAAAGCAAAACTGTATTGCGAGAAAAAAATCAATGGCAAAGTAATTATTAAAGAAATTTCAGGTCTCTATTGTCTAATCACGAACGAAGACGCTACTCCCTTTGCTAAAGCTTTTTGGCAACATACTGGACTTGGAGCATCCTCTCGCCAAGCAGCTATCGCATTAAAGCAAGAACATTCACCTTCAAAAAAACAAGGGGAAAATGCAAGAATTGCTTTGGCTCAAAGATTGTCTGATATCTACAAGTGTCATCCAAGTCTTATTGATCTTCATCCATCTGGCATGAGTGCTCTATCAACCGCATTAGGAGCAATAAAAGCAATACACCCTAAAAAAACATTCATTCAAGTAGGTTTTCCTTATGTTGATGTTCTTAAGTTGCCTCAAGAAATTTTTGGTGGTAGTGAGCTTTTCATAAACACAAATCTAGAGGTATTAGCAAAAGAATTAAGAATCAGAAAACCAGCCGCTGTGATTGTTGAATTACCTAGCAATCCCATGCTTCAATGCATCGATCTTCCTGCCATTAGTAAATTAGCCCACGAGAATGGAGCTTTAGTAGTTGCCGATGACACAATTGGCTCAGCATTAAATATTGACCCACTACCTTATGCGGATTTAATTTTTAGTTCGCTAACAAAAAGTTTTGCTGGTAGAGGAGATATTCTTGCAGGATCTTTAACAATTAGTCCTCAATCTAGATGGAGGAAAGAGCTTTCTGAAATGGTACCTCAAAATGCATTGGCCCCATTATCAGATGCTGATGCAATTGCACTTGAAGAAAGTAGCCGAGATATCAAGGTCCGCATTCCACGTCTTAACCAAGCATGTCTTTCATTAAAAAGAAAATTGGAACAACATCCTCAGGTAGCAAGAGTCCTTCATCCTGAGTATTGTCAAAACTTCAAAAAAATTATGAGGGCAGACGCAGGATATGGATGTCTCCTTTCTTTTGAACTTGTAGAAGGTCTTTCAAAAGCTCAGCATTTTTATAACTCATTAAGAGTATGTAAAGGACCAAGTCTTGGAACAAAATTTACTCTTGCTTGTCCATATGTACTTTTGGCCCACTATGAAGAATTAGATTGGGCAGAGAGATGCGGTGTTCCATCTCATCTTTTAAGGGTTTCAGTGGGACTAGAAGAGCCAAGGTCTCTTTGGGCTAGATTTAAAAATGCTTTGGAATCATAA
- a CDS encoding AMP-binding protein, whose product MNLKKMRYLSNDLIFAESKWRPTKQEKRARLLHDYVENLERVDQMWPWLKAHYGNVLAVDAPHASPPERFNYSELSDLISAAAAGISSFGIGNGDVVAIFSENSPRWLVIDQGIMRVNAIDAVRGASAPIEELRYILEDSKAIGLVIQSADLLHKLELSEEEQRRFKFVLQLEGEATSCATSWEDFLQKGLNKSLNTSTNQIANQILVENTDTAIATILYTSGTTGKPKGVPLSHANLLHQIRSLACVADPSPGAPVLSVLPIWHSYERSAEYYFFSCACSQSYTTIKKLKFDLPRVRPIVMATVPRLWEAIKIGFDDAVKLMPANKQKLIKAALKNSSAYKVALRKTRNLLIYKVSLLKRFQAVLEVVFRFPLHKISALFLWPKVLNQLCGGRLLFPISGGGAIAPHVDLFFESIGLELLVGYGLTETSPVVSCRRPWRNIRGSAGLPLPETEFRIIDQETKVLKNLYEKGLVLVKGPQVMKGYLRRPQETQKVLDAEGWFNTGDLGMLLSDGSLVLTGRCKDTIVLSNGENIEPGPLEECLVASPLIEQVMMVGQDERQLGLLVVPNNEMVLNWAKKNGLFTSGNLLGSSGNKELRTLFRSEINRILSARVGSRSEERVFGVGFVEPFTIENGLLTQTLKQRRDKIYERDESVISMIYER is encoded by the coding sequence ATGAATTTAAAAAAAATGCGCTATTTAAGCAATGATTTGATTTTTGCTGAATCGAAATGGCGTCCTACAAAACAAGAGAAAAGAGCAAGATTATTACATGATTATGTGGAAAATCTTGAGCGTGTTGATCAAATGTGGCCATGGTTAAAGGCCCATTATGGAAATGTTTTAGCTGTAGATGCGCCTCATGCATCCCCTCCTGAAAGATTTAATTACTCAGAACTTTCAGATCTGATTAGTGCAGCAGCAGCAGGAATCTCCAGTTTTGGTATTGGAAACGGTGATGTAGTAGCAATTTTTTCAGAAAACAGCCCGCGTTGGCTTGTTATTGATCAGGGAATAATGCGTGTAAATGCTATAGATGCTGTTCGCGGTGCATCTGCTCCAATTGAAGAGCTTAGATACATACTGGAAGATTCAAAAGCAATTGGACTTGTCATTCAATCTGCAGACTTATTGCATAAACTGGAGCTTTCCGAAGAAGAACAAAGAAGATTTAAGTTTGTTTTACAACTTGAAGGTGAAGCGACAAGTTGTGCGACTTCCTGGGAGGACTTTCTACAGAAAGGTCTTAATAAGTCATTGAATACTTCAACTAATCAAATAGCAAATCAAATTTTAGTTGAAAATACTGACACTGCTATAGCAACAATCCTATATACATCTGGCACCACAGGGAAGCCAAAAGGTGTGCCTTTAAGTCATGCAAATCTCTTGCATCAAATCAGATCACTTGCTTGTGTCGCTGATCCCTCCCCTGGAGCTCCTGTCTTAAGTGTTTTACCTATTTGGCATTCCTATGAAAGGAGCGCTGAGTATTACTTTTTCTCTTGTGCATGTTCGCAGAGTTATACAACAATTAAAAAATTAAAATTTGATTTACCTAGGGTTCGACCAATTGTTATGGCTACTGTCCCAAGGCTTTGGGAAGCAATAAAAATTGGTTTTGACGATGCAGTTAAATTAATGCCTGCAAATAAGCAAAAATTAATTAAAGCAGCTCTTAAAAATAGCTCTGCTTATAAAGTTGCATTAAGAAAAACCAGAAATTTATTAATCTATAAGGTGAGTCTTTTAAAAAGATTTCAGGCAGTTTTGGAAGTTGTTTTTAGATTCCCACTACATAAAATCTCAGCTTTGTTCTTATGGCCTAAGGTCTTGAATCAGCTTTGCGGAGGAAGATTACTTTTCCCTATAAGTGGTGGTGGTGCAATAGCTCCTCATGTAGATCTTTTTTTTGAGTCCATAGGACTGGAACTATTAGTTGGTTATGGCCTTACAGAGACTAGTCCAGTAGTGAGCTGTAGAAGGCCATGGAGAAATATAAGAGGATCTGCAGGTCTTCCATTGCCAGAAACAGAATTTCGAATCATAGATCAAGAAACAAAAGTATTGAAGAATCTTTATGAGAAGGGTTTGGTTCTAGTTAAGGGGCCTCAAGTGATGAAGGGATATTTACGTCGTCCTCAAGAGACTCAAAAAGTTCTAGATGCAGAAGGATGGTTTAACACTGGGGATTTAGGAATGCTATTAAGTGATGGATCTTTAGTCCTTACGGGCAGATGCAAAGACACGATTGTTTTAAGCAATGGAGAAAATATTGAGCCCGGTCCCCTTGAGGAGTGCTTGGTAGCAAGCCCATTAATTGAACAGGTAATGATGGTTGGTCAAGATGAGAGACAGCTAGGCTTATTGGTTGTTCCCAACAATGAGATGGTTTTAAATTGGGCTAAGAAAAATGGATTATTTACATCAGGAAATTTGCTGGGATCTTCAGGTAATAAAGAATTGAGAACTTTGTTTAGGAGTGAAATTAATAGAATTCTTTCAGCTCGTGTAGGTTCTCGCTCTGAAGAAAGAGTCTTTGGAGTGGGATTTGTTGAGCCATTTACAATTGAAAATGGCCTTTTAACTCAGACTCTCAAGCAAAGACGGGATAAGATTTACGAGCGAGATGAATCTGTGATTTCAATGATTTATGAGAGATAA